Proteins from a genomic interval of Flammeovirgaceae bacterium SG7u.111:
- a CDS encoding TonB-dependent receptor, whose translation MKDILPLAQGLQQFAKTLFLALAIQLSFLSFAYAQDEVKVSGTVTSDSGEPLPGVNILEKGTSRGVISDIDGNFAISISKNAVLTFSYIGFKAQEVAIGDQTSFNIILEADLEQLDEVVVIGYGTQKKSDLTGSIVGVDSKTVTERGVTNPVQSLQGSVAGVQVSNSTGRVGDSFDVTIRGKSTLGSNNSPLFVVDGVIVDNIDFLNPQDIAKMDILKDASSSAIYGSRGANGVIIIQTKGGVHVPSGTSVSFDAFYGFKDPARLPKMMSYEKWRDYHLSAYVATVNSNTVTNPDEFYDAVVSPSSNRVLRRRFEELDGFDWYDAVLKTGHQSNNYLTINHRNGGSSYNIGLGYQNETGNIDNEGLDKYTFRTSINQELSDKFMTGGTVSVSQSTIERGSSNGMRQAFRLSPFLHPWSIDENDEDIIGDLFPQPGKLTDVDGQFVVNKTSTYNPLLEIANSRDETKQWNVITNAFLKYQPLEWLSFRTAFSGGLKTYKRGKSWTALTEVGSKNENKASSEVSNFTNFNFSWDNQVDINKEFGDHKISALLLHSIFETTTETSFASSKQQPFDTQFYNVGSGIASTYNLGSNFYDSRLLSFAARVNYAFKGKYLITVSNRWDGASVLAEGHKWESFPSAAIAWKLNEEGFLSGTTALTDLKLRLSYGTTGNNSVSPYTTLNTLNQQTYYDFDGTAANGWVSSSIANKALTWEKTTETNIGVDYGFLNHRIVGSIDYYNRISNDLLVSQKLPSETGFSSITSNAAKVKNSGVELMLTTVNIDKPNFRWETIFTFTKNNNEIQEIYGQSESDDVGNGWFIGQPIDVHYNYQFDGIWQASEAAEAAEYNQSEGQAKVVDVNDDGKIDPNDDRVFLGSLNPDWTGGIISRLQVHNFDFNFTITSNQGVLAYSNFHANFTDMRDRGRQKLDVADWYVPENPYGLTPQASNSYPQGRNGGTYWRNDGVGYYKDASYVKVNNISLGYSFAQPVLDKLKMQQLRVYVNVLNPIVFTDYEGYDPEWADASLDRGGVSSVITQFGLSLKF comes from the coding sequence ATGAAAGACATTCTACCTCTAGCACAGGGGTTACAGCAATTTGCTAAGACATTATTTCTCGCCCTTGCAATTCAACTCTCCTTCTTAAGTTTTGCCTACGCACAAGATGAAGTAAAAGTAAGTGGAACAGTTACCTCTGACAGTGGCGAACCTCTTCCTGGTGTAAACATCTTGGAGAAAGGGACTTCACGAGGAGTTATCAGTGACATTGATGGAAATTTTGCGATTTCTATTTCGAAAAATGCAGTATTGACTTTTAGCTACATTGGTTTTAAAGCTCAAGAAGTAGCCATAGGTGACCAAACCTCTTTCAATATTATACTCGAAGCAGACCTCGAGCAGCTTGACGAAGTAGTAGTAATTGGTTACGGTACGCAAAAGAAAAGTGACCTTACTGGCTCTATTGTAGGCGTTGACTCAAAAACGGTTACTGAAAGAGGAGTTACTAACCCTGTCCAGTCGCTACAAGGTAGTGTTGCTGGTGTACAGGTTTCTAACTCTACTGGTCGTGTAGGTGATAGCTTTGATGTTACTATTCGAGGTAAGAGTACCCTAGGCTCAAACAACTCTCCTCTTTTTGTGGTAGACGGAGTAATTGTTGACAACATTGATTTCTTAAACCCACAAGACATTGCCAAGATGGATATTTTGAAAGATGCATCCTCCTCGGCTATCTATGGCTCTCGTGGCGCAAATGGTGTGATCATCATACAAACCAAAGGTGGTGTACATGTACCAAGCGGAACAAGTGTTTCATTTGATGCCTTTTATGGTTTTAAAGACCCAGCAAGGCTTCCTAAAATGATGAGCTATGAGAAGTGGAGAGATTACCATTTGTCAGCCTACGTTGCAACTGTAAACTCAAATACTGTAACCAACCCAGATGAATTTTACGATGCAGTTGTTTCTCCTAGCTCAAACAGGGTGCTTAGAAGGAGATTTGAAGAGCTGGATGGTTTTGACTGGTACGATGCTGTGTTGAAAACTGGGCATCAGTCTAATAACTATTTGACTATTAACCACAGAAACGGAGGGTCTTCTTATAATATAGGATTAGGTTACCAAAACGAAACTGGTAACATTGACAACGAAGGACTGGACAAATACACCTTCCGTACAAGCATTAACCAAGAGCTCAGCGATAAATTTATGACTGGTGGAACAGTTTCAGTTTCACAAAGTACAATAGAACGAGGTAGTTCAAACGGTATGCGCCAAGCATTTAGGCTGAGCCCTTTTTTACACCCTTGGTCAATTGACGAAAACGACGAGGACATTATTGGTGATCTTTTCCCCCAGCCTGGCAAATTGACTGACGTAGATGGTCAATTTGTAGTAAATAAAACAAGTACTTACAATCCATTGCTCGAGATTGCTAACTCAAGAGACGAGACCAAACAATGGAACGTGATTACCAATGCATTTTTAAAGTACCAACCACTCGAATGGCTCTCATTCAGAACAGCCTTCTCTGGTGGACTGAAAACATACAAAAGGGGTAAATCTTGGACTGCACTGACAGAAGTAGGAAGTAAAAATGAGAATAAAGCTTCTTCAGAAGTATCTAACTTTACGAACTTCAACTTCTCTTGGGATAACCAAGTGGATATCAACAAAGAGTTTGGTGATCATAAAATTAGCGCCTTGCTATTGCATAGTATTTTCGAAACTACAACTGAAACTTCATTTGCTTCTTCTAAGCAACAGCCATTCGACACTCAGTTTTATAATGTAGGTTCTGGTATTGCTTCTACTTACAATTTAGGTTCAAATTTTTATGATTCTAGGTTGCTTTCATTTGCAGCAAGGGTAAACTATGCTTTTAAAGGCAAATACTTAATTACGGTTTCAAACAGATGGGATGGCGCTTCTGTGCTTGCCGAAGGCCACAAGTGGGAATCTTTCCCTTCTGCAGCTATTGCATGGAAATTGAATGAAGAGGGTTTCTTATCAGGAACTACTGCTCTTACAGACTTGAAACTTAGGTTGAGTTATGGTACTACTGGTAACAATAGCGTAAGCCCTTATACCACTCTCAACACACTTAACCAACAAACCTATTACGATTTTGATGGTACAGCAGCTAATGGCTGGGTATCTTCTTCTATAGCAAACAAGGCTTTGACTTGGGAGAAAACTACTGAAACAAACATAGGTGTTGATTACGGTTTCCTTAACCACAGGATTGTAGGTAGTATCGATTACTACAACAGAATATCTAATGATTTGCTCGTAAGCCAAAAACTTCCATCAGAAACAGGTTTTTCTAGTATTACATCTAATGCAGCAAAGGTGAAAAACTCAGGTGTGGAACTGATGTTGACCACTGTAAACATAGATAAGCCTAATTTTCGTTGGGAAACGATCTTCACGTTCACTAAAAACAACAATGAAATCCAGGAAATCTATGGACAGTCTGAAAGTGATGATGTAGGAAATGGCTGGTTCATCGGACAACCTATAGATGTACACTACAACTACCAGTTTGATGGTATTTGGCAAGCATCTGAAGCTGCTGAAGCAGCAGAATATAACCAATCTGAAGGACAAGCAAAAGTGGTGGATGTGAACGATGATGGAAAAATCGACCCTAATGATGACCGTGTATTCTTAGGATCTCTTAACCCAGATTGGACAGGAGGTATCATTTCTCGTCTGCAAGTACATAACTTCGATTTCAATTTCACTATTACAAGCAACCAAGGTGTGCTAGCGTACAGTAACTTCCATGCAAACTTTACCGATATGCGTGACCGTGGTCGTCAAAAGTTAGATGTTGCAGATTGGTATGTTCCTGAAAACCCTTATGGACTTACCCCACAAGCCTCTAACAGTTATCCTCAGGGAAGAAACGGTGGTACTTACTGGAGAAATGATGGAGTAGGCTATTACAAAGATGCCTCTTATGTAAAAGTAAATAACATCTCCCTTGGCTATTCATTTGCCCAGCCAGTGCTTGACAAACTGAAAATGCAACAACTTAGAGTATATGTAAATGTGTTGAACCCAATAGTGTTCACTGATTATGAAGGATACGATCCTGAGTGGGCAGACGCCTCATTGGATAGAGGTGGTGTATCGAGTGTTATTACTCAATTTGGGCTAAGCTTGAAATTCTAA
- a CDS encoding two-component regulator propeller domain-containing protein, whose protein sequence is MHVNAQGRYHFEQLGTVDGLSQKNVQSIFCDTRGFMWFGTWGGLNRYDGREFKVFRFDPQKKKSLTNNRVIDIWQDHHQKIWVKTNDGYIHYLIDELYEFETFPYYLKSLEEKNSTITCFSETSQDEILLGSSNSGLYFLEYDSATSRYTDTQYLNRGETALSSNTVNFIVHDVHKDIWIGTPKGLNHISRNELLKPEPSFSHFWLDYHFTVALSLNSVLYFGTRQKGIITYDLTTGGFGNSDSSFDEFNGKEISHISALNPQLLLIGTKDHGLYIYDLKYKKLENHFLEEETIKKVYKDSYASVWINTEKFGIYRLDSSLAHIQHYELMPDELHRIVVDERQFLYEDSQKQIWIATHGGGLTLYNRAEDEFEVYTHNPRNSKTISSDNIYCLTEDHSGMLWIGAGYPDGGVNKAITSSKAFTKVELEENSFNEHENIVRSLMQDQRNNLWAGTKSGDLYILDSSYKTLAKFENLPLVQGVKPGQNIYTMLLDRHGYIWIGTKGGGVFVSEKTLGEIDYNYQKLRFINYVHEPDNPASLSSNIIYSLIEDKKGNIWIGSYEGGVNRVIKRDNEQLSCIRIHAGNSDLTSDLVRDMYQDREDRLWIATSFGLNMIDLSGELGHSFKVHPYIYEPDRTTSLSYNDVIHIFEDSQDGLWFGTLGGGVSRLINSDPDSLVFEHINKQKGLVNNVVYGVIEDVSGKLWFSTDNGLSRYNPLDSTFDNYDRSSGLDTDTFNENTLLQTSSGELLFGSNDGLLVVTPKSISKESFEPPLVFTNFLIFNKNVDISDPDSPIKQTIETLDKIELEHFQSSFSIEYAALSYFAPSKIKYSFILENFDIDWNDVDNQNKATYTNLSPGKYVFKVRAANWNSRWGDQVASLHITIHPPWWKKPIMYVLYALFLLVVFGVVKRSYSNYLKLQNDLKVEKRVNEIKLQFFTNISHEIRTPLTLILGPIHDILESMDISKSVAAKLHLVEKNGQRMLRLVNQLLDFRKIQQNKMNLHIHKVDLTKFLEEIVENFSLVAEHKDLELKYKHESKECEAWVDPQKFDSVIFNILSNAIKFSPRGGKVEVNLKVDDPKVVSIAVSDKGKGIPKSKMHQLFQRFTPLTQEDDEFGGTGIGLAYAQEIMKMHQGAILVNSEVSKGSVFTVKLLKGNDHFDAKELELSDEVKTSWKQKHRKVIEDEIEEVVTSEKEKSKKLNLLIVEDNDQILSYLKESLASEYNISTCLNGKEGLNYVEKQLPDLIITDLMMPEMGGLEMVQHLKDSIDTSHIPVIMLTAKSTLEDQIIGIESGAEAYILKPFNMTYVKAVISNLLKQRDIIKGRSVFGKEKNELDQVVISSKDEKFLEDIEKVVMENYSDPEFTIDKLVELSYVSRTVFYHKIKSLTGLTPIEFLRQKRMSIAAKFLLESDYNISEVAFMIGYNDTKTFSKRFKQLYKVTPSQYKEVEAEK, encoded by the coding sequence ATGCATGTAAATGCTCAGGGAAGATATCACTTTGAGCAATTGGGAACGGTTGATGGATTGTCCCAAAAAAATGTTCAAAGCATATTTTGCGATACTAGAGGGTTTATGTGGTTTGGCACATGGGGTGGCCTGAACCGCTATGACGGAAGGGAGTTCAAGGTATTTAGGTTTGATCCACAAAAAAAGAAAAGCCTTACCAATAATAGGGTGATCGATATTTGGCAAGATCACCATCAGAAAATATGGGTGAAGACGAACGATGGCTACATTCATTACCTTATAGATGAACTTTACGAGTTCGAGACCTTTCCCTATTATTTAAAGTCCCTTGAAGAGAAAAATAGTACCATTACTTGCTTTAGCGAAACTTCTCAAGATGAAATACTTCTCGGCTCCAGTAATTCAGGGCTGTATTTTTTAGAATATGATTCTGCAACTAGCCGCTATACTGACACACAGTACCTAAACCGTGGTGAAACGGCTCTCAGTAGCAATACGGTTAATTTCATTGTACATGATGTACACAAAGATATTTGGATAGGTACACCTAAAGGTCTCAACCATATTTCCCGCAACGAGCTCCTCAAGCCTGAACCCAGTTTTTCCCACTTTTGGTTAGACTATCATTTCACCGTAGCCCTTTCGCTCAATTCTGTCCTATACTTTGGCACAAGACAAAAAGGTATTATTACTTATGACCTCACTACAGGTGGGTTTGGTAATTCGGATAGCAGCTTTGATGAGTTTAACGGAAAGGAGATTTCACATATAAGTGCTTTAAACCCACAGCTTTTACTTATCGGAACCAAAGATCATGGTTTATATATTTATGATTTGAAGTACAAGAAGTTGGAGAATCATTTTTTAGAAGAGGAGACTATAAAAAAGGTGTATAAAGATTCTTATGCTTCCGTATGGATAAATACAGAAAAATTTGGCATCTATCGCCTAGATTCCTCTTTGGCGCATATCCAGCATTATGAGCTTATGCCCGACGAGCTTCATAGAATAGTGGTGGATGAGCGCCAGTTTCTGTACGAAGACTCGCAAAAACAGATCTGGATTGCCACTCATGGAGGAGGGTTGACTTTATATAACAGGGCGGAAGATGAATTTGAGGTGTACACCCACAACCCTCGAAATAGCAAGACGATTAGCTCTGACAATATTTATTGCCTTACAGAAGATCATTCGGGAATGCTTTGGATAGGTGCGGGCTATCCTGATGGTGGTGTAAACAAGGCGATTACTTCGAGCAAAGCATTTACGAAAGTAGAGCTGGAAGAAAATAGTTTCAATGAACATGAAAATATAGTGCGCTCTCTTATGCAAGATCAGCGCAATAACCTATGGGCAGGTACAAAGTCTGGTGATTTGTACATTTTGGATTCTAGTTATAAAACCCTCGCCAAGTTTGAAAACCTACCACTTGTACAAGGAGTAAAGCCTGGGCAAAATATATATACGATGCTACTTGATAGGCATGGTTATATTTGGATAGGTACTAAAGGAGGAGGTGTGTTTGTGAGCGAGAAAACCTTGGGCGAAATTGATTATAACTACCAAAAATTGCGCTTCATAAATTATGTGCACGAACCTGATAATCCAGCCTCTTTGAGTAGTAATATTATTTATTCCCTTATAGAAGACAAGAAAGGGAATATCTGGATAGGTTCATATGAAGGAGGAGTCAATAGGGTAATAAAAAGAGATAATGAGCAGCTTAGTTGTATAAGGATTCATGCAGGAAATTCTGACCTCACCAGTGATTTGGTGAGGGATATGTATCAAGATCGTGAGGATCGCCTGTGGATAGCGACCTCTTTTGGGTTGAATATGATTGACTTAAGCGGAGAACTAGGGCATAGTTTTAAGGTTCACCCATATATTTATGAACCTGATAGGACAACCAGTTTATCGTACAATGATGTTATCCATATTTTTGAAGATTCGCAAGATGGTTTATGGTTTGGAACGCTGGGTGGAGGGGTTAGTAGGCTAATAAACTCGGATCCTGATTCCTTGGTGTTTGAGCATATTAATAAACAAAAGGGATTGGTAAATAATGTGGTGTATGGTGTGATTGAAGATGTTTCTGGAAAGCTTTGGTTTAGCACGGACAATGGCCTTTCTAGGTATAACCCTTTAGACAGTACTTTTGATAACTATGACAGAAGTAGTGGATTGGATACCGATACTTTTAATGAAAACACATTGCTGCAGACATCGAGTGGTGAGCTGCTTTTTGGTTCTAATGACGGGCTGCTGGTAGTTACTCCAAAAAGTATTTCCAAAGAAAGTTTTGAGCCCCCGCTTGTCTTTACCAATTTCCTTATTTTTAATAAAAATGTAGATATCAGTGATCCTGATTCGCCTATAAAGCAGACGATAGAAACGCTTGACAAAATTGAGCTAGAACATTTCCAATCGAGCTTTAGCATTGAATATGCAGCCTTAAGTTACTTTGCCCCTTCTAAAATAAAATACTCCTTTATACTGGAAAATTTTGATATTGACTGGAACGATGTAGATAACCAGAACAAGGCTACTTACACCAACCTTTCTCCCGGGAAGTATGTGTTTAAGGTGAGGGCGGCAAATTGGAATAGTCGTTGGGGAGATCAGGTCGCGAGCCTTCATATTACTATCCATCCTCCATGGTGGAAAAAGCCGATCATGTATGTCTTGTACGCACTATTTTTACTGGTAGTATTTGGAGTGGTCAAGCGATCGTATTCTAACTACTTAAAACTTCAGAATGACTTGAAAGTAGAAAAGCGTGTAAATGAGATCAAACTACAGTTTTTTACCAATATTTCTCATGAAATAAGGACACCTCTCACCCTGATACTCGGACCTATCCACGATATTTTAGAGTCCATGGATATTTCGAAAAGTGTGGCTGCCAAACTGCATTTGGTTGAAAAAAATGGACAGAGGATGTTGCGTTTGGTCAATCAGTTGTTGGATTTCAGGAAGATCCAGCAAAATAAAATGAACCTTCACATCCATAAGGTTGACCTCACGAAATTCTTAGAGGAAATTGTTGAGAATTTTTCTCTGGTAGCAGAGCACAAAGACTTGGAACTTAAGTATAAACATGAAAGTAAAGAGTGTGAAGCATGGGTAGACCCTCAAAAGTTTGACTCGGTTATTTTTAATATTTTGTCCAATGCCATCAAGTTTAGCCCAAGAGGAGGTAAAGTAGAGGTTAATTTGAAAGTTGATGACCCAAAAGTGGTATCGATTGCTGTTTCGGATAAGGGGAAAGGGATTCCCAAGTCTAAAATGCACCAGTTGTTCCAGCGGTTTACGCCCCTCACGCAAGAGGACGATGAGTTTGGAGGAACGGGCATCGGGCTTGCTTATGCCCAAGAAATAATGAAGATGCACCAAGGCGCAATTTTGGTGAATTCGGAAGTAAGCAAAGGTTCGGTGTTTACGGTAAAACTATTGAAGGGAAATGACCATTTCGATGCCAAAGAACTTGAATTATCGGATGAGGTTAAAACTTCATGGAAACAAAAACACCGAAAAGTCATAGAAGATGAGATAGAGGAAGTAGTGACATCGGAAAAAGAAAAGAGCAAAAAGCTGAATCTTCTGATTGTTGAAGATAATGACCAAATTTTGAGCTATTTGAAAGAAAGTCTCGCAAGTGAGTATAATATTTCTACTTGTCTGAATGGAAAAGAAGGGTTGAACTATGTGGAAAAGCAACTTCCAGATTTGATCATTACTGACTTGATGATGCCTGAAATGGGCGGGCTAGAAATGGTTCAGCACCTGAAAGATTCGATAGATACTTCCCACATTCCCGTGATTATGCTGACGGCAAAATCGACGTTGGAAGATCAGATTATAGGAATTGAATCTGGTGCAGAAGCTTATATTTTGAAGCCGTTCAACATGACATATGTGAAAGCGGTAATTTCCAATTTGCTGAAGCAAAGAGATATTATAAAAGGAAGGTCAGTTTTTGGGAAAGAAAAAAATGAGCTGGACCAAGTAGTTATTTCCTCAAAGGACGAAAAATTTTTGGAAGATATAGAAAAGGTGGTGATGGAAAATTATTCCGACCCCGAGTTCACTATTGACAAATTGGTAGAGCTTAGTTATGTGAGCAGAACTGTTTTTTATCATAAAATAAAATCACTGACAGGGCTAACGCCGATAGAGTTTTTGCGACAAAAACGGATGAGTATTGCCGCAAAATTCTTGTTGGAATCTGATTATAATATTTCAGAAGTTGCTTTTATGATAGGCTACAACGACACCAAAACCTTTAGCAAACGCTTCAAGCAACTTTATAAAGTGACCCCAAGTCAGTACAAAGAGGTTGAGGCTGAAAAGTAG
- a CDS encoding ABC transporter permease — MLRFLLEKEFKQFFRNSFVPRMVIMFPLTALLIYPMVTNFEVKNINLSLVDHDKGSYTRTLVQKVIASGYFNITDVSSNYEEALASIEADEADLILEIPANFEKNLVKESASTLMISANAVNGNKGGLGTAYLARIISDYNADIRMELMGTHGSFQSSFLSIIPLYRYNPSLLYSVFMVPAIMVMVLAMICGFLPALNIVGEKENGTIEQMNVTPVKKLTFIISKLIPYWLAGYVVLTIGIAVAYFAWNLIPVGFVGTLYLFVTIFILAFSGFGLVISNYAVTVQQAMFMMFFFVLTFIFMSGLYTPVDNMPDWAQFISHFSPLKYIIQVLRMVYLKGSGFYDLLPQFAALCGFAIFFNGWAVISYRKSS, encoded by the coding sequence ATGCTACGATTTTTATTAGAAAAGGAATTCAAGCAGTTTTTCAGGAACTCATTCGTACCCCGAATGGTAATTATGTTCCCGCTTACTGCCTTATTGATCTACCCCATGGTTACCAATTTTGAGGTGAAAAACATAAACCTAAGCTTGGTAGATCATGACAAGGGCTCATATACGAGAACGCTTGTCCAAAAAGTGATTGCTTCGGGCTATTTCAATATCACCGATGTTTCTTCCAACTATGAAGAAGCTTTGGCCTCCATAGAAGCAGACGAAGCAGATTTGATATTGGAAATCCCCGCCAACTTTGAGAAAAACTTGGTGAAAGAATCGGCAAGTACGCTCATGATTTCCGCCAACGCGGTCAATGGAAATAAGGGCGGACTTGGCACAGCCTACTTAGCGAGGATCATCTCCGACTACAATGCAGATATCCGAATGGAACTGATGGGAACACATGGTAGTTTCCAGTCCTCTTTTTTGAGTATCATCCCTTTGTATAGGTACAACCCCAGCTTGCTCTACTCGGTATTTATGGTTCCTGCAATTATGGTAATGGTACTCGCCATGATTTGTGGATTCTTGCCCGCGCTCAATATAGTGGGGGAAAAAGAAAATGGAACTATAGAGCAAATGAACGTGACTCCAGTTAAAAAACTCACATTCATCATCTCCAAACTTATTCCCTATTGGTTGGCGGGCTATGTGGTGCTCACCATCGGTATTGCCGTTGCTTATTTTGCATGGAACCTCATCCCCGTAGGCTTTGTGGGAACTTTATACCTATTTGTCACCATCTTCATCCTCGCGTTTTCAGGTTTTGGATTGGTCATTTCCAACTATGCCGTCACAGTACAGCAGGCCATGTTTATGATGTTCTTTTTTGTGCTCACCTTCATTTTTATGAGTGGGCTCTACACCCCAGTGGATAACATGCCCGACTGGGCGCAGTTTATTTCTCATTTCAGCCCCCTCAAATACATCATCCAAGTACTACGAATGGTTTACCTAAAAGGAAGCGGCTTCTATGATCTTCTCCCCCAATTCGCCGCCCTTTGTGGCTTTGCCATCTTTTTCAATGGCTGGGCGGTGATTAGTTATCGGAAGAGTAGTTAA
- a CDS encoding ABC transporter permease, with protein MKQFLVFTQKEFYHIFRDRWTMMILLALPVAMIILFGFGITTEIKNTKFAVYDPSRDDATQGITNKMEQNEYFTLTGYLDKPEQIETVFKEGKIGLLVVFSEQFNENMLRTGDAQIQLIADGTDPNTASTLTSYASNIIREYQQEALNMQNIPFSIHPEVKLLYNPTMKGAYNIVPGVIGMILMLICAMMTSVSIAREKEMGTMEIILVSPMPPVLIILSKVVPYFVISIVNLTNVLLLSVFVLEVPIVGSLWLIVFVSLLFIFVALALGLLISTMVDTQLVALLFSVMGLLMPVILLSGLMFPIENMPIALQYVAQIIPAKWYITAMRNVMIKGLGFESIIKEMIILSIMAVVLITVSLKKFKIRLE; from the coding sequence ATGAAACAGTTTTTAGTCTTTACCCAAAAGGAATTTTACCACATCTTCCGCGATCGCTGGACAATGATGATACTCTTGGCACTCCCCGTTGCCATGATTATCCTTTTTGGCTTTGGCATTACCACCGAAATCAAGAACACGAAATTTGCTGTATATGACCCTTCACGAGACGACGCCACTCAAGGAATCACCAATAAGATGGAGCAAAATGAATACTTCACCCTCACAGGCTACCTCGACAAGCCCGAGCAAATAGAAACGGTTTTTAAAGAGGGGAAAATTGGGCTGCTGGTAGTCTTCAGCGAGCAATTCAATGAAAATATGCTGCGGACTGGAGATGCCCAAATACAGCTCATCGCCGACGGAACCGACCCAAATACAGCTTCTACACTTACTTCTTACGCATCCAATATTATCAGGGAATACCAGCAGGAAGCACTCAATATGCAAAATATTCCTTTTAGCATTCATCCTGAGGTAAAGTTACTCTACAACCCCACCATGAAAGGGGCTTACAACATAGTTCCGGGGGTAATCGGGATGATTTTGATGCTCATCTGTGCCATGATGACTTCCGTATCTATAGCCAGAGAAAAAGAAATGGGAACTATGGAAATTATTCTCGTATCGCCCATGCCTCCCGTACTTATCATACTTTCCAAGGTAGTTCCCTACTTTGTAATCTCGATTGTAAACCTCACAAACGTATTGTTACTCTCTGTTTTTGTATTGGAAGTACCTATTGTTGGCAGCCTTTGGCTTATCGTATTCGTTTCTCTTCTCTTTATTTTTGTAGCACTTGCACTCGGCTTGCTCATTTCCACCATGGTCGATACCCAATTGGTAGCTTTGCTCTTCTCCGTAATGGGATTACTGATGCCTGTAATATTACTTTCAGGCCTAATGTTCCCTATCGAAAACATGCCAATAGCACTTCAATATGTGGCGCAGATCATTCCCGCCAAGTGGTACATTACGGCCATGAGAAATGTGATGATAAAAGGACTGGGATTTGAGTCCATCATAAAGGAAATGATCATCCTTTCTATAATGGCTGTGGTGCTCATTACAGTTAGTTTGAAAAAATTTAAAATCAGGCTTGAGTAG
- a CDS encoding ABC transporter ATP-binding protein produces MKVIVAENLSKIFGQFTAVDNISLEVEQGEIFGFLGANGAGKTTAMRMFCGLSKPTSGKGKVSGFDIEKQSENVKKNIGYMSQKFALYEDLKVWENLRLYGGIYGMSRKEIGKKTDKLLQQLGFEQEKNTMVKSLPLGWKQKLAFSAAIFHEPKIVFLDEPTGGVDPAARRQFWELIYDAADRGITIFVTTHYMDEAEYCNRVSIMVDGRIEALDSPKNLKEQFEANNMDEVFQKLARKAERS; encoded by the coding sequence ATGAAGGTAATTGTAGCAGAGAATTTATCGAAAATATTTGGGCAATTCACCGCTGTGGACAACATCTCCCTTGAAGTGGAACAAGGAGAGATATTTGGTTTTTTGGGGGCAAACGGAGCGGGGAAAACTACGGCAATGCGTATGTTTTGCGGCTTGAGCAAACCAACCTCTGGCAAAGGCAAAGTATCTGGTTTTGATATAGAAAAGCAGTCGGAAAATGTAAAGAAAAACATTGGCTATATGAGCCAAAAATTCGCCCTGTACGAAGACCTGAAAGTATGGGAAAACCTGCGGCTCTACGGAGGCATCTATGGGATGAGCCGAAAGGAAATTGGAAAAAAAACGGATAAACTATTACAACAATTGGGTTTTGAGCAAGAGAAAAATACGATGGTAAAATCCTTGCCTTTGGGCTGGAAACAGAAACTTGCCTTTTCAGCTGCCATTTTCCACGAACCCAAAATTGTGTTTCTCGACGAGCCCACAGGAGGAGTTGACCCTGCTGCCAGAAGGCAATTTTGGGAACTGATCTACGATGCTGCCGACAGGGGAATCACCATCTTCGTGACCACCCACTACATGGACGAAGCCGAGTATTGCAACCGAGTTTCAATCATGGTTGATGGTCGCATAGAAGCCTTAGACAGCCCTAAAAACTTGAAAGAACAATTTGAGGCTAATAATATGGACGAGGTATTTCAAAAACTCGCCCGAAAAGCGGAACGATCTTAA